ACTCACCTGCCTCTACTCTCAGCAACTATGGGGCAACTAATAGTTTCTCTCATTTATGTTGAGCTCCATATCTTTTTATACACACCAATTTCAGCAGTTTTTATTGCAGTGCAAATGggaatttacttttttaaccaAAGCGGTATTTTTCAGATAATACTGTTAATCCAagatgtatgtgtactgtatgttctaGGGTGTTGTATACATTATGCTAATCCATTAGGTAAGCACACCATCTACCAGAAACAGGTATTTCACTTCTGTAGGGTCTCCAGAAGGTGGCGCCAGAGTTTATTTGCACAGCAAAATATGTTGTTGACCCATAACACCAGTCTTCAGTGTACAGCGGGGACAAAAAAATTAGAGTGTCAGGCTGCAGActcttcaaaaataaatgattaatggTGACATTAGATAAGGtacacacaggaacacaaagTTTCAGAGGCCATCACACTGtaggttgagagagagaaacattaaCTATGCATTTTCACACCACCACCTCTGGCGTGCATTTTGGCAATAACACTGAGTTGTAGGAGATGTATTACTATAAGTCTAAACTAACTCCCCCCCTACAACACACATCCTactgcattgtttttattattattagctggACTCTATGCATCTTTTCTTTGTGTCCCTTCAATTTCCAGTGTCAGCTCTCTCCTGTCTCATATTTAACATGAGGAATCGGGCTTTACttgctattaaaataataacaataatctcATCCATCTACAGCTTTGTGTTCACAGAATCTGTCTAGTCTAGGAGTAATGATGACATTGAgcttcaaactgtttttttttaaatattgtgttgCTGCTTTAATGTGTCTGTAACAACTTCATAATAAGTATGATCCACCTTTCAATCTCATGCctaaggaaaacaaaaatgtacttcACAGACAGGCAAAAAGATCCTACTGACATTAAATGCTGCAGATCAATATGTGTGGTCACAGTCTCATTTTACTGTGAATCTAcagttattttgtatatttgggAGTTATTGGTCATTATAAATGTAACATGAGAAGTGTAACGCAGAGAGAAATTTAATATCTTTCATGTATTTGTGCATCACATGCTGGTCATTGTTAAAGGGGCATTTGATAGATAACAGGATGGTAGGCATAGCTGAGCATAGTCTCACAAAAATCTTTATTCTTGCAGAATTTTTTCATTCAGCATTTCAGGAATGAGTGACACCATGATTCAATAGAGTCCATATATtatcatttgtgtttgtgtagaaAATGAGAAGCCAGTTTCAAGAGCAGAGGTGACTAAATTGAGAAGGGGAACAGTTAAGTCATGGAAGACAGATTAATTTGACAGAAATTGATAGCATTTAACAAcctatcacttttttcatcattgCACTCTTAGGAGCAGCAATAACGTCTGCATATTGCTAATGTGGAGGCATTTAAAGCATTGGTAGAAGTAAATGAATAGACCTTGGGCATCATTGACAGCTTCATCAAGAGGCATCGGCCATGCCAGTGACAGCACCGGGCCAAGCACAGGCGTCCCTCACGTCAGGACAGCAGCTCAGACAACCGAGACTCAACTGTCAGTAATTCACCATTAAAGCAGCGGCAGTTCTTTACAGGATTTGGGCTTATCTAGGCAGTCTGATGTGAAATTAGTTGGCAGGGACTGAATTTAGTAAATGTACTGTCTTCTTCTGGAGAACGTGTGAACAGGTGAGGGTTTCACCACAGCTACATTAAATACCTGACCCTAACCTCAATAATTTAAGTTAAGACCTACATGGAAGTCTCACTTGCTGAACATCATATGCTCTTCCAACGTACCACTGTACAAAAAAGATCTTTTAAAGAGAAATACTGGGAAAtgggattatttttttcttttaatttattttgtcatatttttgtaaGACCTGAAAATGGTTaataaaactatttcaaatgcATTTCATGTGTTGTGAAATTGTTCACAGCTGCACATTTTTTCTTCACTCACAAATGTTTTCAATACTGGGAATCAAAATCTCCTTAAATCAAGGATGTACAATCATCTAGAAGTACCAGATGACACAAACCCAGTTTCAATGCGGTTTTATTTCAGCAAAGCTAAAAAGAACATATCTGATGATCAAACACACATGACATGGGGCAAGGCTTATTAGGGTGTGGTAGAATAGTCTATCTGAGCAGAAGCATACTGTGTTTTTTACGCTCAAGAAACAGTAATTACACTGTAGGTAGGAAGATGAAAGACCTCACTGTCACCCCACATTGCAGAATCAACCGAAAAAAAGGACAGGAAGTTTTGATTTGACTCTGCTGGGCAGtgatatttataataataaaaaagattgattcagtgttgtacagtatatgacacTAATACAAACTGAAGCTCAGGAACAAGGCAGGATGGCGACTGCACTTTGCTGTGCATGCTTACTGTGCATTCTATGGCTGAAAATATAACGTCCCTTTAAAGTCCCGTGTTCATCTAAGCCAGCTCTTGTGACAAAAACCCTCTAGGGCTGTCACAAAGACAGGGCGAACAGTACAGCTATCCCAGGCCCTGAGCTGGTGGAGCTAAAGGGTCCAAACCATGATGACAGGTTGTAAGGCCTCTAGGCTAATACCTTCCACACTCACACAAGAGAACACCACAATGCCAACACCCCTTAAGTTTTATTACTGGTCCGGAAGTATAATACCTGGCCgtgaaaacatcaacatgcaAGGCAAGGTAACATCCACTGAGCACCGTGGCTCTTTCCTTCACTTTCACAAAGGTCCTTTTACTATCGTATCCATGGGCatgaattattttacaaaaaggcAGACACAAACATTGGATGAACTTCTGGTACTGGCAATTATTTACACACATCAtaacattcttcttttttttccttttccagacATTCCTGTACATTTTTTCATCACTATATGTGCTGTTACATTGTTGTGCAACTAAAAGTCCAACATTTTACAACTCTGTATTCAAGCTCAACTTTTTCCTTacttttcttttgtccttttatGAAAGAGCAGCGAAAGCTCCCAGAAAATCCCATACACTAGTATCGTTTAGCCAGAAGGTGGTGCtagatgtaaaaaatatttctcaGAAACACCACCACAACATTTATCCTACAAGAACAAGTCCCAGAATATAATCAAGGTATGCATATTCaccataaacacacatctacGGGGCATTATGGGAGAGTTGCTTCTACTTTGTGCGGTTCTTCACAGTGCAGTCTTAGTTCAGTGTGGAGAAATGTCGCGATGCCCCCATGTGGTTGCAGAGTGGGCAGTGAAACTGAGAGGGTGGGCACTGTGGCTGGCAGGAAGCTCATTgccatacataaaaaataattgttgtaataaaattaaaacagtaacaaaaagTTCTTTGCACAAATCAGGACGGACTCTCCAAGGGACCAAGTGGCTACACAAGTCATGTATATGAGACAACTTCAAAGGTAGTGTCTGACTATCTGTCAAGTTCCTCTCTAAACTTAAATCTACTCTGACGCTTTTCAACTATTCATTCACCTCAAGCATACAGTACAACACACTCACAGCGTAGCATGtatacagacacagagagtaCCCAgcataacattaaataaaacaccactATAAAGTTCCCCTTCTGACACCCACTCTGTTCTGTCAGTGGCAAACAGTGGCTTTCAAATCTTTTCTGGTTATAGTATTTTAATGCACACAATTTTAGACAATAATTGGCTGCTTTGTTGACAGATATTTCCCTACTTCCACATATATTTTATCTATTGGTGATGCCAGGAAAGGCATCCTGCCATAGTGCAGAATGGCCAGAAGTATTTATTTAGGTGGGATTATCCCACCTAAATAAATTTGGTGGGGTTGGTTTATACTGGCTATACTCTgtacacacgcgcgcacacgcacacacacacgcacacatacacactctcttTTATGAGTCCTCATTCATCTCTTGGCTATCTGTCCTTGCAATCTTCCTTGGGGGTGCCGGACTGTCACCCTCACCTTGTTCCTGTTCCCTTTTCTTTGCTGCATTCTACGTGACACAAAGAATTACACAGCAGTCAGTAAAATcacatattacttttttatactaATCCAGCTAACAAGGACTAAAGATTTTGAGGCTTAAGATTAACTGAgaccaaacaacaaacaaagattTAGACTGTCAGTGAGTGAGGCTAGACTGATGAAattgaaaagaacaaagaacTGCACATGCTCACCTTTTTGTCCCACTGCTGATGGAGGTAACGCAACAGAATGTTGGTTTTCTCCGTTACAATAACTGTAGAGCAAACACAGTCAACATGTTGCTAacgttttttattaaaaagattttaGAGCAGTCTCCACAAAACGCATGTAGTAAAAAAGCATTAGTGGTCTACTACGGTAAAGCAACAGCTTCTATTAATATAGCCTTACTCTTAATTTGAAGCTTAAGACTTTTCTCACCGTTTTCCCTTGACTATGAGTTTGATACTTACTCTGTTCGGAGGGGTATTCTCGTGTTGGAAGGTACACAGAGGGCCTCCGATTCTGTAAATAATAACTAAGGAGGTTACAAATGACAGTTGTCTGTTGTCCTTATGCATTTTTTGTCTAATATAGTTAAGGGACAACTACAGGATTTGATAGTTTCTACGTTATTTGGTTTGTGTATGAGCAAATATTGTAGACAATTGGTAAGCATCTCATCCAAAGCAATGATTCATTATAGTTAATAATGACAGTTTCAGGACATGAATAGTATAATAAGGTACTTACAGATGCTTTACAAACGGAGTCTGCATGAAACCTGCTGAAGTTGCTCTTATTGTAGACGGGTAGTCCTTTCAAGAAATCAGCCTGTGGGAAGAGGGTGTGTTGATGATTAAACCCCGCAGTTCTGGTTGAGAGaagtcttttctttcatctctcaTTTTAAATCTGACCCTTAAGACTGCAAGCCTCAACAGTCACCTGTCTATCTGCCCTCCACAAAGGCGGAAGGTGACGAAACCCCCAGATGAGAAGTCCCTGCAAGTGAGTGTAGGTGCAGGATAAATTCAGTCACCGAGCAGTACTGGGCGTTCCCTCCTCTTAGCAAACCATGCACGCTAACCGGCCTGCTGCTACTCACGTAACCTTCCAACTGGAGGTAATAATTTCAGATGGAGTATTTTGCAAGTCAGAGCTGAACAGCCCAGAACACATAACGATGCCGTCCGTCTTGACATCGGTTAATGAATGCCAACAGTAGAACAGCAGGTGTGGCTAGCAGCTAGCTCGGTATTACCATATGCCATGTGAGAACTGCAGTGCAGCTTAAGATAACGTTACAAGCATGGCCTTTGTGGATTAAATACCTTCTCCATGATGGTAGAAATTTCCAACGCCGACTTGTGGACTTGGCTTGGTGTCTGTTGTGCTGGCCGTGATGGCAGGCAGTCTGAGTATGCTACGGTTAGCCGCGCTAGCTAAGAGGCTAGCTAACCGAGACAGCAGTCCTATCGGGTCCtcttgacaaagaaaaaagccGCCTTCACACACACGTTGATGTTTCCATTATATATCCCAGTGTCCATGTGAAAATATACTACACATAGAGAACGTAACCCAGTATGTCATTGCATGAGTTAGCAATGCTAGTTGCACAGGACTACTTCAGCTAGCATGATGGCTGGATGTTAGCGATGGTTTATTGGCCACGCCCTGAGAGCCGCCATTGGTCTACCTTGCTCCCACGTGGTAGTAGATTGACCTAACAGCCAATCATTAAACACAACAGCTCTTCGCCCCTCCCTAGAATATTGACTGGTAAATCTTGCTCTCCCACATGATGAGCTTCATTATAAAATAGACATCCCCAGCTACCAGTGGTGAAAGAAggattcagatcctttactgaTACCAAGAGACCCATTGATATTTTAAACACAGATACGTATGATAAGTTTGAAACTAAAAGGCATTGACAGGAATCGTTGAGGTTCGAGctttttattttaggttttaATTTAGCATGGTTAAGGCTGCAACGATGCTTCtgtccttttgatttttttttatacaggtGTATTCTCATTATATACTAGTATTATCAATTGTTGCATGACCATCACAGTATAAAAAGGTAAACTTTAAATGTATCTTAATTTGTTACAGCTGGAGGGAAAACAACATCATAATTGGCTCAATGGTTTGCTTGGTCTTGATTTCTGTGGTCTTCCTTACACCTCACTGGCACCAGCCTTCTGGACTCCCTACAAACAGTTACCTAGCAACAACAGCCATGGCAACTGCCACAGCACCAGCTCATGATGCTTGTGATTGGGATGCTGATAAGACGGAGGGAATATTGTTTGCCGTTGTGGCAAATTTTCCAGTGCCTATTGTCCAGTTTTTCTTGCAAAAGTATTGTAAACGTAGTTAGTAAAACAGTCAAAGGAACATTAAAGTaaggaaaaacaacactgcTATTTGGTACCAGATTAAACCAGATTGAACAcatccaccaaatttaaaaagacatagtgcTACTCTAGCTAACTTGATCTGGCCATGATGCCATCCCACAAATGCTGGACCCATCAACACATTGCATTTTGAAGCAAATTATGTAATTGGTAGAATATTGCATTGAATTATTCGTCACCTCAAGTAGCAATAATGAAGGCCAGAGGTTTAGTGAACTCTGAGAAAGATTGTCTAATGCACATGttgatttcacatttttaacttGATTTACTATTCACTAAGGCTACTCCTTACAGCACATAGAACACAGCATTATCCTCTCCCGTCACATAGCAGCNNNNNNNNNNGGCTGTTCATCACACAAACTGAACTAGGTTGCACAGTCGCACCGACACGGTGATAGGTGACACATCCGGCGGAGCTCCGGTGCGTCTTCAAGCCACCAATATTCCAACATGGAAGTGGAGTGCTGGAACATGTTGATATTTTGGATCTGTGCCTCTGTAGCACAACGACAGACATGCTGTCAGTTGGCTAACACTGGCCGCGATGTGAAGGCTACCTACAGGACAACAGAATCCAGATAAATTAGATTATTGGATTGACTGCAACAGATTACAGCGCTTGTAATTACTTCCACAGTGCTTGATAAGAAAACTACATTATTTCACTCGAGTAGTTGATCATATAAAGGTaagcatttttctttaatgGCATTCATGtgtctttaactgtctgtgttgttttgtcatatTATACTTTAAGCTGTAAATTATTGGCAACAGACAACAAATaaacatgcagatgaatggggAATGAAGAGATGTTGCCTTCTTTATAGAGCTgtgtagattgaattattactttatgttatcactattattattacttgggtttattgaattatttaaatgttggtATTAGTGACTCCATGACCATTACCTTCACCCTAAACACCAGGTAAACACGTAGCATTTTACCGAAATAtgcaaaacagttttgtttttttctcaaattggTATCAATTATGAACTGtccaatttaaataaataaataaattaagaaattCCTATTAGATGAGCATTGCTTTTGAGTCAGCGCGTTTGTCTTCATATAGCAAGCAACATGCAGGTAGTGAGGTTATATTCATCTTCAGGTGTGCAATAGGACAGCTATTTTTATGCTGAAACTATCctgaaaaagtccataaaaaagataaatttgaAAGGTAAACAgcactatttattttttaaattgtggcACACAACAGTAAGTAAGTGCAAAAAGGATCAGGATTCAATGTTCACATGATTTAGCTAGGCAGGATCTTTCAACTATGAACCTACTGTAGTTGTTTTTAATCCCCCATGGTGACAGTCTCAGCTCTGTACTGGGCATCAGTCCCATTGTGGTTGTGTCTGACCTGCGTGAATTATTTTATAACAGCCTCTAGCAGCCACTGTCAACAGACGCCACTTACAGTAGTAACCACAAAGGGAATCAAACTTGCTGCAGTGCTTCATCATACAGTACGAGGTCCAAATGGAAGAGATCAAGCACAGAGAAGCAAACTCACATAATAATAAGACACAGCAGCATATTATTGAAGAGAACAGTATTTTCTCTACATGTCATTTTCTGTTCAATCAGTTAAGGGCGCAGTATTGTGACAGAGGTGGTCAGTTCTTTAAACCAGCATGATCTTTAGGGTGTAAAAGTCAAATTGTTCCCTTCATCTTTCCCTCATTACTGTCACGATTAGCCCATGGCCTAATGGGCAGGGATTTCAAGGTGTGATTTTGCCAGGTATGCTATCCCTTTGAATAATACATACACAGGCTATCAGAGTGGCAAGGGGAGACTGTGACAAAAAAGAGGCAAGGACATGTATTGTAAGACCAAACTTTACCACACAACACCACCTCTGTATTTTGTTTCAATTAAAGAACATGTAATCTTactattaaatatgtatttaatagATATTAGATATAGATATAATGGATATAGATTATTTGTAATCTATCTATTAAAAATTATCTATTTTTAAGTTGCTTTTAATATCTGAGGTGTATGAGTTgaatctggggggggggggtggatttATGGGTGTTTTTATGTCTGTAAGGGAATGAAAA
This sequence is a window from Etheostoma cragini isolate CJK2018 chromosome 9, CSU_Ecrag_1.0, whole genome shotgun sequence. Protein-coding genes within it:
- the dda1 gene encoding DET1- and DDB1-associated protein 1, whose amino-acid sequence is MEKADFLKGLPVYNKSNFSRFHADSVCKASNRRPSVYLPTREYPSEQIIVTEKTNILLRYLHQQWDKKNAAKKREQEQGEGDSPAPPRKIARTDSQEMNEDS